The Syntrophobotulus glycolicus DSM 8271 DNA window CCCTCTCTCTGTAACATACTTGCGTAATTTGGGCAAATCTTTATAATCTATTTCTGTGACCTTATCCACACAAAAACTGCAAACTCTTTTGCGAGGACGCCGGGTCCGTTCTTTTTTGACAGGTGCGTTAGCCATTTCAGCCTTCCTCCTTTCATTTACCGAGATACCTAGAAAAACAATCCATTAAAACGGTATATCGTCATCCAAACTAATTTCCTGAGCAAACGATCTTATATCATCCGCCGCCCCTGAACCTGCGGTATTACCGTCTTTAGGACTTAAAAACCTGACGTTTTCCCCGACAACTTCTGTTACCCATCTTCGCTGTCCGTCTTGCCCATCATAAGTACGGATCTGCAAGCGCCCGTCTACCGCAGCAATTCGCCCTTTCGCCAAATAATTGGCACAAAGCTCAGCCAACTGGCGGTAAACCACACAAGAGATAAAATCGGTTTCCCGTTCTCCCTTGGCGTTTTTATAGTTTCTGTCGACAGCGAGAGTGAAAGAGGCCACAGCCACTCCACTGGGTGTATAACGCAATTCGGGGTCTTTCGTTAATCGACCGATCAAAACTACTCGATTTAACATTTTACCCCTCCATTCTTATTCTTTCGTTGTAGTCAGAAAACGAATGGCAGTGTCAGAAATTTTCATGACTCTTTCCAACTCTTGTACGGTATTGGCTTCCCCGTTAAAGTTCATCAGAACATAGTAACCTTCATTAAACTTCTTGACTTCATAAGCAAGACGACGCTTGCCCCATTCTTCCACTTTCAGCTCCGAACCGCCGTTAGCATTTACGATATCGGCAAATCTGGTAACCTGAGCTTTCGTCTGTTCTTCGTCAAGATCCGGTCTGATGATGTAAAGCACTTCGTACGCTTTCATTTTAGCACCTCCCCTCGGACTATTGGCCCTGTTCAAGGACAGAGCAGGGATACATAAGTTTACAGCCTAAAATTATACCATTTAGGAATGATCTTTGCAAGATCTCTTTAGACATTAAAGCGAAAATGGACGATATCTCCATCCTGCATAATATATTCCTTGCCTTCTAAACGGACCAGGCCTTTTTCCCGGGCTCCGTTCAGGCCGTTATTTTCTGTGAAAGCATCATAGCTTACAACTTCCGCCCTGATAAAACCTCTTTCAAAATCAGTATGGATTGTTCCGGCCGCCTGAGGGGCTCTGGTATTCTTGCGAATGGTCCAGGCTCTGACTTCCATTGTCCCGGCCGTGAAGAACGTCATCAGTCCAAGCAGGCTGAACGCACTGCGGATCAATTTGTCCAGTCCCGATTCTTTCAGTCCCAGCTCCTCGAGAAACAACCCTTTTTCTTCTTCATCCAACTCCGCGATTTCGGCCTCGATCTGAGCACAGACCGGAATGATTTCCGCCTTCTCCATCCGGGCAATTTCAACTACGCTTTGTATATAGGAATGATTTTCAACATGATTAATGCTTTCTTCATGAACATTCGCAGCATAGATTACTGGCTTTAGCGTCAAAAGGCTTACTGATTTTAAAAGTTCCTTTTCTTCCGGAGTGAAATCAATCATATTGGCTGTAATGCCCTTATCAAACTCTTCCATGAGTTTTGTCAAGACAGTTTGTTCCTCTTTGGCTTTTTTATCCCCGGATTTGATCATGCCGGTAAGTTTCGCTTGCCTGCGCTGTACCGCATCCATATCGGCCAGTATCAACTCCATCTTGATCGTCTCGATATCTCTGACCGGATCGATGAACCCTTCTACGTGGACGACATTTTCATCCTGGAAACAGCGTACAACGTGGACAATAGCATCCACCTCGCGAATATGAGATAAAAACTGGTTGCCTAACCCTTCTCCCTTGCTGGCCCCTCTGACCAAGCCTGCAATATCGACAAACTCTACGGCTGCGGGAACTATCCTGTCAGGGCTGACAATTTTAGCGAGTTGTTTTAAACGATCATCAGGAACATGGACAATTCCCACATTAGGATCAATCGTACAGAAAGGGTAATTTGCCGATTCCGCTCCCGCTTTGGTAATTGCATTAAAAAGCGTTGACTTACCCACATTTGGCAACCCAACAATTCCTACTCGAAGTGCCATTTTTATCCTCCATCTGTTTCGATATCTTTACTATTCTAACCGGTATTTTCTAAGAAGGCAATAAAAGAGCACCCCTGCTTATGCTAAAAAGCAGGGGATATCTTTTAGTCCTCCAAGCTTTCTCCCTGTTCAGCTTTGTGTAAAATTTCCTTGATGTTTCTTTCCAGTTTTACCCGGGTAATCCAGGTTTGATGGCCGCATCCCCGGCATTCGATTCGAAAATCCATCCCTGTGCGCATAATCATCCAATCAGCACTTCCACATGGATGAAGTTTCCGCAGCCGAACAATATCCCCCACATTTAGCTTGACCAACTCTACTCCTTCTCCTCCACTTCATTTAAACGCTTTTACCTGTTACTCCAAACCCTTTCAAGGGGTTTGTCAGAAAATCACCCGCCGCCGCAGAAATAAAAACTTTTATGATTTCATAACCGGCTTGAAAAACCGGATACAAAACTGATCCCTCAGGGTTCAGGGCCGCTGTATCAAACAAGGCCAGCAGTGGTGATGCCAGCCCGACAAACAGGCAGACAACGATAAAAGAGCCCAATACTCCAAACAGCAGGCCTCCGCCCCTGTTGATAATCCCGAGAGAATTGGCTATCGGATTGATCACAATACCAATCAAAATATTAATCAGTAAAGAAGTCAATAAAAACAGCAGAAGTACCGATCCAATTAATAAGATGTAATCTGTCAGAGAAATCGCAGTCTGAGCAACCGCAGGCTGTAATAAACCCTCAGACGAGCCCGCTGCTCCGGGAGCCCCTTCATTTAAACGAGCCAGGGCTGCTTTAAGAAGAAAAGCACTTATTTTAGGCTGAATCTTATCCCGGAGATGAAGATAGGGTTCGATTACCTGCAAAAATTGTCCATGAAAGAGCATGGCAATGACTAAAGCCGTTATTTTTCCGACAAAATGTGAAGCCCCTGTAATTAGTCCTTTTCGATAGCCTGTCAAACCGCCGATCATTAAGATGATCAATGCGGCAATATCCAAACCATTCACAACATTTACCTCATGATTACTTAAAAATAATAAAAGCAGATGCTAAGATTTTAACATCTGCCTTTAAAAAATCAAGGCTCTTCTTATTGGGGAGTGACCCGTTGTGCAAACATTTTTTTACCATTAACATATTTTAGGATGGCCGCACTTTTTTGCGTATTGTGAGTTGCCGGATCAACCGTCATTTCACCTGTCACTCCTTGAAAAGAAGTCATTGTTTCTAACGCGGCCCTTACCTGATCAGAATCTGTACTATTTGCCTTGTTTATCGCAGCAATAAGCATTTTCGCCGCATCATAACCCAGCGCGGAAAAATTATCGGCATCCTGCTTGTATTCATCTTTATAAGCTTTTACAAAATCGGCGGCAGCAGGATCATCTCCAGCAAAATGGTCGACATAATAAGTATTGTTCAGAGCGTCCTTGCCGGCTATATCAATTAATGAACCCGTCCAGCCGTCACCACCAATAATCGGCATTTTCAGGCCAAGGTCCCGTGCCTGCTTAATGATCGCCCCGGCTTCGCTATAATAACCGGGTAAAAAAATAACATCAGGATTTTTTTCCTTGATTCTGTTCAGGATATTACTATAATCCTTAGTTTCCTCAGTATTATACTGCTCTGAATCTACAATTTCTTTGCCGGCTTTGGTAAACGTCTCAATAAAGTTTTTTGCCAGTCCGTTGGAATATGCGGCATAATTGGCTTTTTGGTCCGTAATCACCGCGGCTTTGGATGCCTTCAAGGTATCCAAAGCAAAGTTCGCAGCCACAGTGCCCTGATAAGAATTAATAAAGCATGCTCTGAACAGCCATTTATTTACTGTTCCGTTGGATTTAAGCGTTATACTTTCATTTGTGCCTGTGGGGGTAATAAGCGGTATTTGATTATCCGCTACTGCCTCAAGAAGTCCTAAAATATTACCGTTCGTAACCGGACCTATAATTCCCGCCACTTGATCCTGGACTGCAAGTATGGTTACCGCCGCAGCGGCTTGGGTTGTTTCCGATTTATTATCTGAACCGACATATTCTATCTGTTTTCCAAGCACTCCGCCGGAAGCATTTGCTTCCTTGACCGCCAGCAGGACTCCGTTTTCAGCTTTCTTTCCATATTCAGACATTCCGCCTGTCAACTCAAAATTACCGCCTATTTTTATCATCCCCCCCTGAGGCTCAGGTTCGCTTGAACTGCATCCGGTCACAGCAACCAGGGACAGACATAAAAGGGCTGCGAAGAAAGTGGAAAATCTTTTTTTCAAATTCATCAAACTATCACCTTGCTTTTCCTTAAATAATATTTATATATTATAACATGGACTATTATCACATGAATTGTCAATATTTTTTCTCTGAGAAGATTTAGCTTCTCTAAAAGTCCTTCCTGATCCAAAAGAAAGGAAGCGGTATGATGGAATATCTTGCTTTATTCTATACCTCTACAGGAGCCGTCAAATTTAAACGAAAGCTTGACCGGCTGGCTATCCCTGTGGAACTTTTACCTGTGCCAAGCAGTTTTTCCGCGGGATGCGGAGTAGCCGCGCGATTCTTTGTTTTAGATCCAGGTCCTCTGCTTGATGCGTCTATTGAAAAATTATACAAAAATATTGCCGGAAAATATATTTTGCAAAATATCAAGAGGGTAAAATCATGAGTATGATGTTTAACCAAAGAGTATACCTGAATAATGCGGCAACCTCCTTTCCCAAAGCTCCCGGCGTAGCTGAGGCAGTGGCCGGATATATTACGGATATCGGCAGTAATATTCACAGAGGTCAATATAAAGAAGCCCTGGCCGCTGAAGAAACTGTCTTGGAAACGCGGGAGCTATTATGCGCCTTATTTCATGCCCCTAAACCGGAGAATGTTGTCTTCCATAAAAATATTACAGAAAGCCTCAACCTTCTGATTCTAGGTATCTTTAAACCGGGTGATCATGTGCTGATCTCTTCTATGGAGCATAACGCCATAATCAGACCCTTAAATCATTTTACTCGCAATAATCCCGGTTTTTCCTATTCAGTTCTCCCTTGTACTGCTGACGGCAGCCTCTCTCTTGATGGTAAGCTTCCGCTTCAAGAAGCTGTCGACCAGTTTATGCTCAAATTTCTCCGTCCTAACACCA harbors:
- a CDS encoding DUF951 domain-containing protein, with translation MVKLNVGDIVRLRKLHPCGSADWMIMRTGMDFRIECRGCGHQTWITRVKLERNIKEILHKAEQGESLED
- the rpsR gene encoding 30S ribosomal protein S18, giving the protein MANAPVKKERTRRPRKRVCSFCVDKVTEIDYKDLPKLRKYVTERGKILPRRISGNCAKHQREVTIAIKRARSIALLPYVMD
- a CDS encoding single-stranded DNA-binding protein, with amino-acid sequence MLNRVVLIGRLTKDPELRYTPSGVAVASFTLAVDRNYKNAKGERETDFISCVVYRQLAELCANYLAKGRIAAVDGRLQIRTYDGQDGQRRWVTEVVGENVRFLSPKDGNTAGSGAADDIRSFAQEISLDDDIPF
- the rpsF gene encoding 30S ribosomal protein S6; its protein translation is MKAYEVLYIIRPDLDEEQTKAQVTRFADIVNANGGSELKVEEWGKRRLAYEVKKFNEGYYVLMNFNGEANTVQELERVMKISDTAIRFLTTTKE
- a CDS encoding CvpA family protein, whose protein sequence is MNGLDIAALIILMIGGLTGYRKGLITGASHFVGKITALVIAMLFHGQFLQVIEPYLHLRDKIQPKISAFLLKAALARLNEGAPGAAGSSEGLLQPAVAQTAISLTDYILLIGSVLLLFLLTSLLINILIGIVINPIANSLGIINRGGGLLFGVLGSFIVVCLFVGLASPLLALFDTAALNPEGSVLYPVFQAGYEIIKVFISAAAGDFLTNPLKGFGVTGKSV
- a CDS encoding ABC transporter substrate-binding protein, yielding MNLKKRFSTFFAALLCLSLVAVTGCSSSEPEPQGGMIKIGGNFELTGGMSEYGKKAENGVLLAVKEANASGGVLGKQIEYVGSDNKSETTQAAAAVTILAVQDQVAGIIGPVTNGNILGLLEAVADNQIPLITPTGTNESITLKSNGTVNKWLFRACFINSYQGTVAANFALDTLKASKAAVITDQKANYAAYSNGLAKNFIETFTKAGKEIVDSEQYNTEETKDYSNILNRIKEKNPDVIFLPGYYSEAGAIIKQARDLGLKMPIIGGDGWTGSLIDIAGKDALNNTYYVDHFAGDDPAAADFVKAYKDEYKQDADNFSALGYDAAKMLIAAINKANSTDSDQVRAALETMTSFQGVTGEMTVDPATHNTQKSAAILKYVNGKKMFAQRVTPQ
- the ychF gene encoding redox-regulated ATPase YchF — encoded protein: MALRVGIVGLPNVGKSTLFNAITKAGAESANYPFCTIDPNVGIVHVPDDRLKQLAKIVSPDRIVPAAVEFVDIAGLVRGASKGEGLGNQFLSHIREVDAIVHVVRCFQDENVVHVEGFIDPVRDIETIKMELILADMDAVQRRQAKLTGMIKSGDKKAKEEQTVLTKLMEEFDKGITANMIDFTPEEKELLKSVSLLTLKPVIYAANVHEESINHVENHSYIQSVVEIARMEKAEIIPVCAQIEAEIAELDEEEKGLFLEELGLKESGLDKLIRSAFSLLGLMTFFTAGTMEVRAWTIRKNTRAPQAAGTIHTDFERGFIRAEVVSYDAFTENNGLNGAREKGLVRLEGKEYIMQDGDIVHFRFNV
- a CDS encoding DUF3343 domain-containing protein, translated to MMEYLALFYTSTGAVKFKRKLDRLAIPVELLPVPSSFSAGCGVAARFFVLDPGPLLDASIEKLYKNIAGKYILQNIKRVKS